A part of Pseudoliparis swirei isolate HS2019 ecotype Mariana Trench chromosome 8, NWPU_hadal_v1, whole genome shotgun sequence genomic DNA contains:
- the asic1c gene encoding acid-sensing ion channel 1C gives MVQAAEAAAPPGPRKGNDAQETRLHKLESGSPKPTWKEVTVGFIMRTKIHGLKFAFSPDKSKPQRVIWIMAFFVCASLLCTWSWNRILYLMSYPAVTKISMVWAHNMPFPAVTFCNKNMFRVSSLTKEDLYHSGYWLDLMHPNHTVMERGLSVLKDGHRRGLLSLLDFHNYTPPSGYSVNTTEMMGRLGHQLEDVLLECRFRGEGCTHKNFSTIYTRYGKCYTFNSGKDGNPLLTTLKGGTGNGLEIMLDIQQDEYLPVWAETDETSYEAGIKVQIHSQDEPPFIDQLGFGVAPGFQTFVSCQQQLLQYLPPPWGDCKSTPMNSEYFSTYSITACRIDCETRYLLENCNCRMVHMPGTSTVCTPEQYKDCADPALDFLVEKDNDYCICETPCNMTRYGKELSMVKIPSKASAKYLAKKFNKTEQYIGESILVMDIFFEALNYEKIEQKKAYEIAGLLGDIGGQMGLFIGASVLTILEIFDYLYEVFKEKVLGYFRRKKKQQPCQSDNLEFPENPTSPGVTPNHAPRAPVTPSGVTRTVSDSRRTCYLVTQL, from the exons ATGGTTCAGGCGGCCGAAGCGGCGGCCCCGCCGGGGCCACGCAAAGGCAACGATGCCCAAGAGACCCGCCTCCATAAACTGGAGTCCGGCTCGCCGAAGCCGACGTGGAAAGAGGTCACGGTCGGTTTCATAATGAGGACCAAAATCCACGGTTTGAAGTTCGCCTTCTCTCCGGACAAGTCCAAACCGCAGCGGGTCATCTGGATCATGGCCTTCTTTGTTTGCGCGAGTCTCCTGTGCACCTGGTCCTGGAACCGAATCCTCTACCTGATGTCCTACCCGGCCGTCACGAAGATCTCCATGGTGTGGGCTCACAACATGCCCTTCCCGGCGGTCACCTTCTGCAACAAGAACATGTTCCGCGTGTCCTCCCTGACCAAGGAGGACCTGTACCACAGCGGCTACTGGCTGGACCTCATGCACCCGAACCACACCGTGATGGAGAGGGGCCTGTCGGTCCTCAAAGACGGCCACAGACGGGGCCTCCTGAGCCTGCTGGACTTCCACAACTACACCCCGCCCTCCGGCTACAGCGTCAACACCACCGAGATGATGGGTCGCCTCGGCCACCAGTTGGAGGACGTGCTGCTGGAGTGCAGGTTCCGAGGGGAAGGCTGCACCCACAAGAACTTCAGCACT ATTTACACGCGCTACGGGAAATGCTACACGTTCAACTCCGGAAAAGACGGCAACCCGCTGCTGACCACGTTGAAAGGCGGCACGGGGAACGGCCTGGAGATCATGCTGGACATCCAGCAGGACGAATACCTGCCGGTTTGGGCAGAGACAG ACGAGACATCCTACGAAGCCGGCATCAAGGTTCAGATCCACAGCCAGGACGAGCCGCCCTTCATCGACCAGCTGGGGTTCGGCGTGGCCCCCGGGTTTCAGACCTTCGTGTCATGCCAACAACAACTG CTCCAGTACCTCCCGCCGCCGTGGGGAGACTGCAAGTCGACTCCCATGAACTCTGAATACTTCTCCACGTACAGCATCACCGCCTGCCGCATCGACTGCGAGACGCGGTACCTGCTGGAGAACTGCAACTGCCGAATGGTCCACATGCCCG GCACCTCAACAGTCTGCACACCTGAGCAGTACAAGGACTGTGCTGACCCGGCTCTAG ACTTTTTGGTGGAGAAAGACAACGACTACTGCATCTGTGAGACCCCGTGCAACATGACTCGCTATGGCAAGGAGCTGTCCATGGTGAAGATCCCCAGTAAGGCGTCTGCTAAATATCTGGCCAAGAAATTCAACAAAACGGAGCAATATATTGG AGAAAGCATATTGGTCATGGACATCTTCTTTGAAGCTCTGAATTATGAGAAGATTGAGCAGAAGAAGGCCTATGAAATTGCAGGGCTTCTGG GGGACATCGGGGGTCAGATGGGGCTGTTCATCGGAGCCAGCGTCTTAACAATACTGGAAATATTTGACTACTTATATGAG GTGTTTAAGGAGAAGGTGTTGGGCTACTTCAGacggaagaaaaaacaacagccATGTCAGAGCGACAATCTG GAGTTTCCAGAGAACCCAACCAGCCCTGGTGTCACGCCTAATCATGCCCCCAG AGCACCTGTGACACCCTCCGGAGTCACTCGGACAGTCTCGGATTCACGCCGAACATGTTACCTCGTCACCCAACTCTAG